In Edaphobacter paludis, a single window of DNA contains:
- a CDS encoding RDD family protein yields MSSAQLDIQPLDEAAPELEATGTPFALKQQVAERLAAHRARHTQQSAAPASPAAHPTAAKPRAARIAAAVAERYAHSQSYRAFLAAEAERAIQEAHAAAEVAARSAQAIADAQNELLAELDQWELTAPTPALGPMAVIENNVAPEPPTQVSSAGLTVRLYEDSTHSIPEPFIGRYQHHHQSPFEEIEEDERLALEDEIAFRQSPTFEDPIAPVEIPANLIEFPRQLVAPRRARPRIAEGPLRDEAEHPHDPTQLRIFEVEPTQFSTAPAAESAESIIPEWSSILLSARPASTYAETESANLPFNPVVPIHTASLSLRLMAALVDGCILLAAFLSFAAVFALTLDKLSGAPVIGTITLQTAAIGTAGVLAILALLYQAVFFTFSEATPGMRYARIAFCTLNDENPTRAAMRRRIFAAVLSACPLGIGFLWAWLDDDGLGWHDRISRIYQRSY; encoded by the coding sequence ACATACAGCCACTGGACGAAGCCGCCCCGGAACTCGAGGCAACCGGTACGCCTTTTGCCCTCAAGCAGCAGGTGGCCGAACGTCTCGCTGCTCACCGCGCCCGCCACACCCAGCAATCCGCCGCACCCGCATCGCCCGCAGCCCACCCCACCGCGGCAAAACCCCGCGCCGCCCGCATCGCCGCCGCTGTAGCCGAGCGCTACGCCCACTCCCAAAGCTACCGTGCCTTCCTCGCCGCCGAGGCCGAACGCGCAATTCAAGAGGCCCACGCCGCCGCCGAAGTCGCTGCCCGCAGCGCCCAGGCCATCGCCGATGCGCAAAATGAACTGCTCGCCGAACTCGACCAATGGGAACTCACGGCCCCAACTCCGGCCTTAGGGCCGATGGCCGTTATCGAGAACAATGTTGCACCCGAGCCTCCAACGCAGGTTTCCAGTGCCGGCCTCACCGTCCGACTCTACGAAGACAGCACTCACTCCATCCCTGAGCCCTTCATTGGCCGCTACCAGCATCATCATCAAAGCCCCTTCGAGGAGATCGAAGAAGACGAGCGCCTCGCTCTCGAAGATGAGATCGCCTTCCGCCAGTCGCCCACATTTGAAGACCCGATAGCTCCGGTAGAGATTCCCGCCAACCTCATCGAGTTTCCCCGCCAGCTTGTCGCCCCTCGCCGCGCCCGTCCCCGCATCGCCGAGGGTCCCCTCCGCGACGAAGCCGAACATCCTCATGACCCTACGCAACTGCGCATCTTCGAGGTCGAGCCGACCCAGTTCTCCACCGCACCCGCAGCCGAGTCCGCCGAATCCATCATCCCCGAGTGGTCCTCCATCCTGCTCAGCGCTCGTCCTGCGTCCACCTATGCCGAGACGGAGAGCGCCAATCTCCCTTTCAACCCTGTCGTTCCCATTCACACCGCATCGCTCAGTCTCCGCCTGATGGCGGCTCTCGTCGACGGCTGCATCCTCCTCGCTGCCTTCCTCAGCTTCGCCGCGGTCTTCGCCCTAACCCTCGACAAGCTGTCCGGAGCGCCAGTCATCGGCACCATCACCCTTCAGACCGCCGCCATCGGCACCGCAGGCGTCCTGGCAATTCTGGCGCTTCTCTACCAGGCCGTCTTTTTCACCTTCTCCGAGGCCACCCCGGGAATGCGTTACGCCCGTATCGCCTTCTGCACCCTCAACGACGAAAACCCCACCCGTGCCGCCATGCGCCGCCGCATCTTCGCCGCAGTCCTTTCTGCCTGCCCTCTGGGCATCGGCTTCCTCTGGGCATGGCTCGACGACGACGGCTTAGGCTGGCATGACCGCATCTCCCGGATCTACCAGCGCAGCTACTAG
- the rplU gene encoding 50S ribosomal protein L21, with translation MYAVIRTGGKQYRVAPGDKLKIETTAHENGTVEFSDIVAISGEAGKFESELSGAKVLASVLGEGRGDKILVFKLKRKKQYKKMQGHRQNFVEVKINEIQFNGKSFKEEAK, from the coding sequence ATGTACGCAGTCATCCGCACAGGCGGCAAGCAGTACCGGGTTGCCCCAGGCGACAAATTGAAGATTGAAACCACCGCCCACGAAAACGGCACCGTAGAATTTTCCGACATCGTCGCAATCAGCGGCGAAGCAGGGAAGTTCGAGTCCGAGCTGTCTGGAGCGAAGGTTCTCGCCTCCGTCCTCGGCGAAGGCCGTGGCGACAAGATCCTCGTCTTCAAGCTAAAGCGCAAGAAGCAGTACAAGAAGATGCAGGGCCACCGCCAGAATTTCGTGGAAGTCAAAATCAACGAGATTCAGTTCAACGGTAAAAGCTTCAAAGAAGAAGCAAAATAA
- a CDS encoding TIM barrel protein, whose translation MNRRKFGKLIAATALQGTLLRAEAQIAAPSASAPRFSCEIGMLKLPSFDRCIEVVAEAGYQGVELTGYFQEWTPEEQRRLMAKMRSLGVMIDMLSGLQASFAIPNQAEEFVTKVREHCHVANGLGCPQINIKSGKRLEGVAPEAQMAAAVDNLKRASDVAAENGINIVIEPIDLIENPTIFLTSVQEGFEIVRAVNSPNVKVLYDFYHEQRAGGNLIEKLEKNIEWVGLVHIADVPGRHEPGTGEIDYTNIYRALGRLHYNRFIGMEYSPTTDPVASLRKSRMEAQQAMASV comes from the coding sequence ATGAACCGTCGTAAGTTCGGCAAATTGATTGCCGCAACCGCATTGCAGGGAACTCTCCTTCGCGCGGAAGCCCAAATAGCGGCACCCTCGGCGTCGGCACCCAGATTTTCCTGCGAGATTGGCATGCTGAAGCTCCCCTCCTTCGATCGTTGCATCGAAGTAGTCGCCGAGGCGGGTTATCAAGGGGTAGAGCTGACTGGCTATTTCCAGGAGTGGACGCCAGAGGAGCAACGCCGCCTCATGGCGAAGATGCGTTCGTTGGGCGTGATGATCGACATGTTGAGCGGTCTTCAGGCCAGCTTTGCCATTCCCAACCAGGCGGAGGAGTTTGTGACAAAAGTGCGGGAACATTGCCATGTTGCCAACGGGCTGGGGTGTCCGCAGATCAACATCAAATCCGGCAAACGGCTCGAAGGTGTGGCTCCGGAGGCGCAGATGGCGGCCGCTGTAGACAACCTCAAACGGGCTTCCGACGTTGCCGCCGAGAACGGGATCAATATTGTGATCGAACCAATCGATCTGATCGAAAATCCCACGATTTTCCTTACATCGGTGCAGGAAGGATTCGAGATCGTGCGCGCAGTCAACAGCCCCAACGTCAAGGTGCTGTACGACTTCTACCATGAGCAACGAGCCGGGGGAAACCTGATCGAAAAACTCGAAAAAAACATCGAGTGGGTCGGTCTGGTCCACATCGCCGACGTTCCTGGACGGCATGAGCCGGGAACGGGCGAGATCGACTACACAAATATCTACCGCGCCCTGGGAAGGTTGCACTATAACCGCTTCATCGGGATGGAGTACAGCCCAACCACCGATCCCGTCGCCTCGCTTCGCAAGTCGAGAATGGAAGCACAGCAAGCGATGGCCTCGGTTTAG
- the rpmA gene encoding 50S ribosomal protein L27 — protein MAHKKGLGSSKNGRDSNAQRLGVKRFGGETVTGGSILVRQRGTPLKPGANVGRGKDDTLFAKIDGVVRFQDRGQIGRFVSVDPIAVSA, from the coding sequence ATGGCACATAAAAAAGGCTTAGGCTCTTCTAAAAACGGCCGCGACTCAAACGCACAACGGCTCGGCGTTAAGCGCTTCGGCGGCGAAACCGTCACTGGCGGCTCCATCCTCGTCCGCCAGCGTGGAACACCGCTCAAGCCCGGCGCAAACGTAGGCCGCGGTAAGGACGACACCCTCTTTGCCAAGATCGACGGCGTGGTCCGCTTTCAGGACCGCGGCCAGATCGGTCGTTTCGTATCGGTCGATCCTATCGCCGTCTCGGCATAG
- a CDS encoding MBL fold metallo-hydrolase, giving the protein MQTADVDLVRARTQVGDFELTVCTDGTYKLDGGAMFGVVPKMLWQKRVAADERNCIQLGLNTVVVRTGKHTVVIETGIGNKQPAKLREIYENQELLPASLAAAGITVEEVDFVVNTHLHFDHCGWNTTLQADGSVTPTFPNARYFAHRGEVEHGHLQLERDRVSYLSPNYDPLIESGQMTLIDGHDMLICPGVRVELFPGHTAQMMGVHIESGTGHACYISDLIPTSAHLDITWVMGYDLDPLETIVQRKRFYQRAIPEKWLVLFTHDHRTPMARIGLNEKGKPVVVATE; this is encoded by the coding sequence ATGCAGACGGCTGATGTTGATCTGGTACGGGCGCGAACGCAGGTTGGCGACTTTGAGCTGACGGTTTGCACGGATGGAACGTACAAACTCGACGGCGGGGCTATGTTTGGCGTTGTGCCCAAGATGCTCTGGCAGAAACGGGTTGCTGCTGATGAGCGGAACTGCATTCAGCTTGGGCTGAACACTGTCGTCGTGCGGACTGGTAAACATACGGTCGTGATCGAGACAGGGATCGGCAACAAACAGCCGGCGAAGCTGCGCGAGATCTATGAAAACCAGGAGCTTCTACCTGCTTCACTCGCGGCGGCTGGAATCACGGTCGAAGAAGTGGACTTTGTCGTCAATACCCATCTTCACTTCGACCATTGCGGCTGGAACACGACTCTTCAGGCAGATGGCTCGGTGACGCCGACGTTTCCGAACGCGCGGTATTTTGCGCATCGTGGCGAGGTGGAACATGGACACCTTCAACTGGAGCGTGACCGTGTGAGCTATCTTTCGCCGAATTACGACCCGCTTATCGAGTCTGGACAGATGACGCTAATCGATGGCCACGACATGCTGATCTGTCCGGGGGTTCGCGTTGAACTTTTTCCGGGCCACACCGCGCAGATGATGGGTGTCCACATCGAGTCGGGGACAGGGCATGCGTGCTACATCTCAGACCTGATCCCAACCAGCGCCCACCTGGATATTACCTGGGTGATGGGCTACGACCTCGATCCGCTGGAGACTATCGTCCAGCGGAAGCGGTTCTATCAGCGGGCGATCCCGGAGAAGTGGCTGGTCCTGTTTACGCATGACCATCGGACGCCGATGGCGCGGATCGGGCTGAATGAGAAGGGCAAGCCGGTGGTCGTTGCGACAGAATAA
- the rpsU gene encoding 30S ribosomal protein S21, with translation MAEVRVQEGEPLENALRRFKRKVQTEDIIKEVKRHSFYLKPGEKKRVKEALARKRNRKKVRKEQD, from the coding sequence TTGGCAGAGGTTCGAGTACAAGAAGGCGAACCCCTTGAAAATGCTCTGCGCCGCTTTAAGCGCAAGGTGCAGACCGAAGACATTATCAAGGAAGTCAAGCGTCACTCCTTTTATCTGAAACCAGGTGAAAAGAAGCGCGTAAAAGAAGCGCTCGCACGCAAGCGCAATCGCAAGAAGGTCCGCAAGGAGCAGGATTAA
- a CDS encoding zinc-ribbon domain containing protein yields the protein MEFVDRLLTCADCGGEFIFTAGEQLFFFDKQFKNDPKRCKPCKFKRAGVASLRPGASPSSAVLARTETRTQCSECGVETTVPFKPTQGRPVLCRQCFQRKQPASAMTADLIAAASEARPANADPGTSAPSA from the coding sequence ATGGAATTCGTAGATAGACTTTTGACATGCGCAGATTGTGGTGGTGAATTCATCTTCACCGCCGGCGAACAACTCTTCTTCTTCGACAAACAATTCAAGAACGACCCCAAGCGCTGTAAACCCTGCAAATTCAAGCGGGCGGGTGTCGCGTCCTTGCGCCCAGGCGCAAGTCCTTCTTCGGCCGTACTGGCACGTACCGAAACACGCACTCAATGCTCAGAGTGTGGCGTGGAGACAACTGTTCCTTTCAAGCCGACACAAGGGCGGCCTGTGCTTTGTCGTCAATGTTTTCAGCGTAAGCAGCCTGCCTCGGCAATGACTGCGGATCTTATTGCTGCAGCCTCTGAGGCGCGACCCGCCAACGCGGACCCCGGGACTTCCGCTCCGTCTGCCTAA